The sequence GATGCCATATTTGCCTGCTGATGGTCCCTTTGCCCGAGACCCCACCCTCCCCCCCAATGAGAGGAAAAAGAACAATGGCTGAGAGATACTAGTATGCTACTAATCGTATTAATCTAATATGTATTAATATTAAATACTAACTGGGTAACCAATTATGTTCCTGACCCAATTTTCAAATGGATCTAAAAGACTAAAACAGTTGACCCGAATCTTACCAATTACTAAATGGGTCTGATTTTAGTATCCAGGCCCGTTTAAATCAGGTCAAAGCATCCCGGATACCTGCAGATCTACAACATCAGACACTTGAGTTGGAATTTGGAACAGGGACCAAAAGCATGCAACATGTTTGACATGCAGAACTACAATTTGCCCCGGTCATGCATATAGTTGCACAAAACATGAAGCAAAGCGGCAATAAATTCGGGTGCAGGAGTGGGGAAATATCTGTTTAAAATTTAGCGAGTATAAAACAGCTAGGAAGCAGGAGCAGGAGTGCGAGTCCGAAGTGCATTTCAAAGTGGGAGTGACAGTGGCACAATTTTCAGAAGGATCTTGCAACTCATGCATGTATAAGGAGGGTTCAAGTGAAAGCAATGGTGGCACACCCCTAAAACAAACTTAAGAAAATAGATTTAAAAGGGCCACGAGTTTCTAGGGAACAGCACAAAAAGATGGACATAGAAATAACGAGTTAACAAATACCTCTGAAACAAAGGACGCTCAGCAATATGCAAGAACGAGATGAGCCTTTCAACCAAACTCAAAGCACCACGTATACCACCCCAAAGTAAAGCCATTTTGCCAACCAGTCTCAAGATTCCACCCTTCTGTCCCAAGTCCGAGAGCATAGCAACCAGCCTGCTTATGCAAGAAAAATTATATGCAACTTTTCATAGTGAAAAATAATattgcaagaagaagaagaaaacgaaaCAGGTGATCCAAGCAGAAAGGATCACAGAATCCTGACCTTTCCAGATCCACCTCCCCATCACTCCTGgtaggtacaactggagcagcaACAGACATGGCTTTCTCAGCAAGGCTAGTTACAATGTTATTCTGGTTCCTTTCCTGCATTCGCTCCTCGAGCTTGTCAACCTCCTTTTGCAGTTCTCTTTTGACATTGATAGCACCAGATGGAACCTCAGTAGTTCCATTGTATTTGTCAAGGTCTTTGCTCTGTGTTTGACAAAAGAAATGGAGCATGAGCAAAAGGCAGATCCACCATGTATTAGGAAATAGTCAGTGTTATCATCACTAGATGTACTTCTCTTTTCTAGTTGATAGCACCAGATGGGAATTGGGCAGTACAATGGTAGTATGAAGTTCTTTTCTCTGTCAATTCAAACCAGAGCAGCAGACAATGAACACAGCACACATAACATGCACGCATTAGCAGATAGCCATGATGTTTTAGTCAACTAACATGGTAGCACTGACTCAAATATAACCCAGGTTTATTGAGACGATTTGGAGCTATGACCACAGTATGTAAATTGGACAGCtgtgtaaaaaaaattaaaaattaaaaaaatgtcatTTGCTTTAGTGGTAGAAAACTGTGTTACTACAAAAGGTTtatcaatgaaaaagaaaaaagtaaactgatggttgtggtccacatgaagatTATATCAATGAAAGAACAACCTGAAGAACACAGCGGAGGGCAGTTCAAAATACTCAGCTTTTTACATCTTTCCCCAGGCTCAAAAAAAATACTTCCATAGATTTCCTCCATACCCTCCTCCCAAAGCAACTTAGAAATGTGAATGATGATACAACCAGGATTCACTGGCCTCAGCAAGTAAACATTGAGCTCACTTGTCCGGTTGCAACAGTGTttgaagtattggtatcgctacaagttttgctggccagggatacggaaacaatattgatatcgttgataatatcgtcgataaccggaaatgtgggaAATCATGGGGGGGAAACAATGGAttttttttcagtgaaacttcaggaaatactaaaatgcacatatttgcatatttaagaatttaaataaataaataaaaagcatgcatacataataagtttccatttaatgggggcctaaaagcatgtgtcatTGTAAGAAactagtccaaccatcccatccaacccatctatccatccaaccttccatctaaaTATCCATCAAGATTTCAGAATATCAACAACACGATATTTCGTCAAGAAATAGTAACTGGAAAGAAAACGAAAGACTGTGGCCTCGACATCacccatgttgcgataacgataaATCATTATATGATCGATATTATcatcgacaatttgaacactacatacaaccattcacccataaaaatttgaaatgaaaagctttttaataaacatatttttagtgatattgatacattggcgatattattgaaacatCGCGAATACACtggcgatacaagtgacacctggaatttacagtcaaaaatattggtgatacttagcaatacattgccaatattatcggtatcgctgagctggagataggGATactatcggagatatttcgataatatcagggatactccGGGCAATGGGTCGCATACATCTCAAAGATAAGGGGCAACAAAATTCTAAAGAAATGGAACGTCCTAGAAAAAGAAGCTACAAAAAGGACTGAATGCAGGAGCTGATATTCTTTTAACTTGCACTACATAAGGGCACAGAAACTTTTCATGCACATCTGATATCAAATgttcataaaataataataataataaataaaagcaGAAGAAGCAAAAAACAGTACAGAAAGATGTTCTTCTTATGGGAATGTTCCACTAGAAGGATCAAGAAGACAGGTGCATAGCATATTGAATATTAGAGAAGCAAAACTAAGGAAACATAACAACAGAGCTAAATTTTAGTGCCAGTCTTCAGTGAGAGCATGCTTGCAAGAATAAGATTTCACAACTGTAATAGATTCATTTCTGAGATGACCAAATGCAACCATACTACAAGCTTCTGGATGGATTTGATTATTACCGTATGGTGTGCCAGTAAAGCAGATGCACCCAGGGCAGCTGTAACAGCCCCAACCATGACTTTATCATTCTTCAAAATTGTTGTCTCAGGTTGCCTCATTCCTCTGCTTGGTGAGCTATCCACATCCGGATATTGAACCTTCTTGCCAACAAATCCATGATGATCATTTTCGACCTCAGTTTCTTCACCATAAGATTTACTCCCCACATTTCTATCTTGATCTTGGATGGATTCAATCTTGGCACCATGAAGCGCCGTAACATGAAAGTGTTTCCTAAGAGCTGCTAAGCTAGAACCTACAACCACACCAACCGGCACAACTTTCCTCAAATGGCTGGATTCTTGATAAGATAATGATATGGCACTAATAATATGCTCCCCCTGAAGCGTACCAAGCTTCATTGCAATTGGGCAGTCCAACTCCTTGTTACATATCACTGCCATGGCCACCGCATCTGCAACACGTTCCATatcatatgcaatatttgactccaCCGTTTCCATATCAAGCATCCCTAGCCTGCGCCCAACTTCAACCTTCAGAGCACGAAGTACAATACCCTTAACTAAGTACATCAACCCCTCTATGTTAGCTGCACCTGATTCAGCTTTTCTATCAGAATTATCTGTGGTCTCATATTCTTCAGTCTTCTGTCGTTCAAGTTCATTATCTAATATTACATAAGATGGTTCTATAATTCTCTCCTCATCACCAACTTGTAACGGTTGTCCCTTTCCATTAGTGCCCTCACAGGCTTCTGCATGATGTGTGAATTCTGCAGTGCTTTCGAGTTGATCCAAGAGTTTCCATTGGCCATCTTCTGGAAAGTATTCAAGCAAAAGATCATGTGTTGAATCTAAATCTAATGGTTTTGTATTTGGCATCATTGAACGAATACATTTACGGAGGTATTCATTGTAAAGTGAATCTCTGTAAGGGTGTATAGTTATATGTAGTGGAAAACTATGTACATGTCTAATCTTGTTTGAATCCTTCATAAATGATGCAAGATTCATCACATCCTGCCTTCTACTCTTTTCCTCTAAATCTAAATGATCAGCACCTATATTTTGTTGAGACCTACCAATGCTGTTcataaatgatggatcatcattttgaGTGGGCTTTGAATCACCCAATTTATTTCCAGCATCCTGATGTAACTCTGGGCATTCCTCAATGCAGGTACTTCCAAGAAAATCATTCGATCGCATCACATCAGATTGTACAGATGATACGTTCTTGctagcttctttttcttcagactcatttttattcatgacaAGTGGTTCATCTGATGAAATATCAGATTCCTCGTCCTCATTTTTAATTTGTTTTCCAAGACTATCTTGGTCCTTTCCCTTCTCTAACTGGTCAATCATATTTTCTATAACTCCAAACACACTATTAACTGCCATTTGGGTGGAGTCATCAAACCCCGTTAAGGCATCTAATGCTTGAGAAACATTGATTGGTGGGGGAGTGGATGATGCCGAAGGCGGTGGAGATGGTTCTTCAGCTTTGGTCAAGGAGCTTTGCTTCATTGCCTGCACATTTTTGTCTTCATTATTCTGAATATCATTCCCTTCTTTTTCCATCGGCGAGGGCCCTGGAGAGGCCGAAATAGAAGGAGATGATGCCTCAGGATCAACAGAAGAAGACGGCTTGCTAGGGCCAGTAGTAGACTCTCCTTCATCTTCATTCTTTGGAATATTAGTGACCTCCTTTGTCAATGTACGATCATCCGCATCATGCGTGTCTGCTACACTATGGCTTTGATTCACCCTTTGCTGCTCACCAACGTTCTCAATgccactcactttctcagtctcATTTTGATGGTTAGGCTTCACTCCTTCTGGCATACTTTCAACAGACCCTGAAGCTTGGACAGACTTATCTTGAGAAAATTGACTTCCTCCGTAGCTCTCCACTGCATCATCAGAATCCTTCCCTCCTGAAGTATTTGTTTGGCCCATGTAACTACTCTCCTGTTGAGGACCTAAATCACCAGATTTTTGTGACTTTTGCAAAGGCTGAAGCTCTGATCCTGATCCTGTAGTAGATTCTTCAGAACCAGATTGATTGTTACCAGCgtcattggaaaatttatcacCAGAACTAAGGTCGTCCAAACCATCTTGTGACACTGCCTTGCTATCCTGAGAGATTTCTCCATGTGAAGACTTTCTCTCACCAGTGTCCCTCTTCACATTAGGAATCCAATTAATTCTCGAAAGTCCAAGATTTAGGTTCGCTCCTTGAGTCCGCGCAATGTCAGATACAGCAGCTGTAAGCTTTCCACGAACGTCTTCGGGCACAGCTCCTTGCAAGGCTTTCACAAACGTTTCCCCTTGTTCCATGGCAATCAAAACCTggagaagaaaaacaaagaaaattcaTCAAGTCTTTCACAAACGTTTCCCCTTGTTCCATGGCAATCAAATGAACTCAGAAATCAGTAAGCAtagggcttcttttttttttttttgaaagataagtaTAGACGATTCAAACTTCTGAAATTGTGgaatatacatcatcatcatcaccatcatcatcgctATGATCATTGTCATCTTGGTTTTTAAACAGTAGATGGACAAAAGTTTTATACTAGGCTgctaccaggaaaaaaaaaaaaccactgtcTTTCACCTGGGCTCATGGAACCGGTGACAGCAATGGCTCAGTTTGACACCACTGACTTGCCGACACAATCCCACCTAGTCCACACCCCTACTGAAACTATTACATGCATCAAGTAAAGGGAAAGCCAGCAAATGAGGATCATCAAGAGGCAGTTGCCAGGCAAACCACTGAGCATAAGCACCCACGTACATAAAAGTCATGCTCAAGTAGTTGACTGCACAGAATAGGAGGGAACCATCGACTCATGCATACCAACGCAAATTACATGCCAACATGGTCAGGCCCCAGCCTGCACTTTTCCCAATCATTGCATGTTACCCACGGGAATTTCCAAACAGTTTGTCTAGAGCATGCAATGTCAAATGAACCCACTAAGCACAACTTCATTTTTAGACCTGCGGTGCTTAACATATTTAGACCTGCACTGCTCAATCTTAGAAACAAGTATAAATAATAACACACTAGCAAAGAAACCGTCCATCACAGCTACTATAAATTGAAGCTCATTGCAACTGAAGATTAGACCAAATATACACCCCATGCATGTCGATAGAGAAATCCTTCATTGTGACTGGGGTTGTCAATAGGCAGGGCCAAGGTCAGCCCCAGTGAGCCCATGATTTTGGGGCACAGGCCTGACCAGCAGACCTAAAAATTAGGCCCATGACTAGCCCAGGGAAGCCATAAAGGGACCGTGATTTGGGATGGGGCAGGCCTTAAATAATAGCAAATGTTGGTAAATCTGTGCATGGGCCAGGCCCATTTATTTGTTGAGCCTGAAAAAACAGACCAGAGCCCAACGCACAGGCCTAAAATTCACTTTGAGCCCAGGCTATAGTGGGCGAGCCCAACGGGCCAGCCtggctcttttcttttctttttccctttttttggaGAAGTTCATTGACCACCATAGGTGTGACCTTTTCACATACAAGTAGACCTATTCAAACAAGCtaaaccttttttctttttttttgaatggcAACAAATTTTACTCGTACATGTTGAATATATGGTACGATAAGGCAAACACCATATCAAATCATTGCAAGAATTTGAAATCATCAAGCACTACCTTCCTCTTTTGTTCCTCTCCAAGTGCACCAGGAGCAGTTacatcaagcatattcataaCAACTTCTGCTGTCTGCATCGATTGGCTTCTTTCACTGTCTGATGGACTATCTCCTCCTTCGACTAAGCCAGAATTATCTGAGCTCGTCTGCTGCAATTCATCAGTGCTTTTCTCTTTCTGTGGTTCTAAGCCTTCTAGGTTGCCTTGTACATCTTTTCTTGATTTAAAATGGCCATCGACTCCATTTTGAACCTCATCATATCTTCCTCCAAGCATACCATTGATCTGATTGGCACCAAATGCATCTAAATCTTCCAACTGAGTATTATTCAAAGGACGGTTCGAACCATCCAGTGCTCTGCCTTCAACCAAAGCTAAACCTTTTGACGGATTGATGGTGATGTCCACATCTTTAAGAAGAGGATGGCGGCCCTTCAAAAGAGCAAGCTCCACTGCTGAAAGCCACTGCAGGATCCGCAAGCATGCACATCAGAAATCTGGGAATGAAACATATGTCGTATCACCACAGAAATGTTGTCCAATGTGCATGTCAAACACTCAAGAAAAACAAAGACAACAAATTCCATCAATTCACCATTGAATACAGCAGCAGCAATGAAATTGCAAGCTATAAAATTTAATAAGAAGGCACAGCCAAAGTACCTGGCATGAACACTATAAATTCCTTTCAAAATATATGTCCATTAGTGATGTGCAGCATAAATCAATTAATAGAGGCGTGAATCCagacacagaaaacaatggaacaGTGAAGATCAGAAGAGTACAGTAAAAAATAACAAATTACCTCAATGGCAAGATGTTGGCACCATGGGATGGCAGACCTCTTCCTTGAAGTAGTGCTTGCAGGCAAACAAGAACATAAAAGCAGACTTGTAAATGGATTTTCTGATATTGAGCTGCGTGGAATAGAGATCAGTGGTACTGTTCCATCGTCACTCTGCTAAAGTAGCAAGACAACAATAGATATCAGTGTGCTATTCCATCGTTGCTCTGCTAAAGTAGCAAGGCAATAATAACAAGTAAAAGTAATGAGGAATATACAATGCTATTTTAGCAAATTGCAGTTATCATTCAGAAGGAATAACAAACATGTGCGCCCACACGCGCGCGCACCCGCATGCACACACAATGCATGCCAAGGCCCTCATAATAGTAAGTTTTTCATTCAAAATTATATATAGTTGTTTTAAGCACCTTATTCcgtattaagattttttttttaaggatgatGAATTGTATTAAGCCCAGAGGCCAAAAGGAAAAGAGCAAAACAGAACAACGGCAAAAGAGAAAACAAGCCAGGAGAAACAACCACAAACAGAAACagaaaaaactaaaactagaaacaGAGGAGGGACCAGAACAGCTAGCCTCAAACCCCAAACCCACAACCCAAAACCCACAATTATGGCACCCAGTCCCtcataaacaaaaaaataaaacccaATTGAGAACCCCAAAGCCGAACCCTCCATGTTCCAAAAGCAACAACTGTTCCTTTCAATCCAGATGGTCCACAGCACAGCAAGCAATGCAGCTTTCCATCTCGACTTGCCCAGACTGCCCCCCTCTTCAGCATACCTCAATCGAAATAAGCCTTCAATCGAACCCAGCAAAACCCTTATTATGTATTAAGATATATCAAGTAATGCAAAAAATGCTACTCATTGCTCCATAAAAGAGTTTAATGAATTACTGCAACCATATTTGCTTGAAATTACTAAATCCAGACTAAGGTGGCAAAAGCCACTAGTTTTGAATGTTTTCAGTAGTACAGCAAGACAGCACGGCAATCAACTGTACTATAATCAAGGTGCATTGGAATAACTCTGCATCATATTATGAGATTTCTAGAAAAGAAGATCTTTGCATCTTCAATTAGGTTGGGGAAAAAGGATAGCAGGGTTAGGTCATAAATTTCAGTAGCAAATCATCCAAGGAccttaatgcaagggcattttcacactgggctcgagtggggtggcttgtgggatacAGGAGCACACTCAGGgtaggtggcccatgtgaggcgggtggctcgtgtgaggcggggcCGACGAGAGGGGTTCGTCCGAGGTCTTAACCCGTAGGATGTAGGGATTggactataagataaagggattgattcgccatatgctctatcagttcgagcttttaaagcaagtggttaattgtcctacatgaaattggtatcaaagcaggaggtgtcgtgttcgagactcctcaccaggggttattaatgcaggggcattttcacactaagCTTCAGTGGGGTcccctgtgggatgtaggggcacactcaaggtgggcagcccatgtgaggcgggcggctcgtgtgaagcagaacccatgtgaagtggggcccataagGGGAGTTCAGCTGAGGTcccaacccatgggatgtggggcctgggctatgagataaaggtatTGATTTGCCATGATCTTTCAGTTTGAGCtcttagagcaagtgattaattgcttttagagcaagtggttaattgtcctactttACATCTGACATTAGGAACAAATCACAAGACATGCCTGGTTTCGAAAAACACTTTGCAATACAATTTTTAGAAGAATACATTATGTGCCAGGTAAAAGATATACAGATACAATTGAACTACCACACCATAATATAGATTTCAAATCAATATATTATGTGCCTAGTAAAGATATGCATGTACAATTGAACTACGATACAACAATTAAGCTATAAAGTGACCAAATTAGCTGATGAAAGATTGATTTTGTGGATGCGGCTTAGTTACTTTCTCTTATAAAATTTAGTAATTCATCAAAGAATATTTAGTTGTATTAAGAAACATGTGCTTATGCAACTTGCTGATAATATGTATTCAGAATGTCTAATGAAGAGCAAAGTATCCGTGCCTGTATGAAGAGAACAGGAATCTTCAGTCTGCCAACCAATTGTCTTGTGCTAGATTTCAAGTAGAAGTCCTCGATGGCCTCAAACCCATAAGAAATCATAGATATCGCTTTATCAAAATCACGCACAGACACGGCTGACAAACCCTCTTCAACCCTAAATCCTTTTGTTCTACCCTGAAAGAGCTCCTGCAAGCATGAGAGTGGAATTAGCCAGTATTCTGAGCCTTTCAGAACAGCTGACGGAACATAAACTGAAAATTTTCAGTATCATAATAAAGCTTTTTCCGTTCTTATTCGTAGAGGTCAGTCTTTAAACAACACAAACTTCATATTTGATATGGTTATCCATTGCAACAATCACCAACCTTATTAGATCGTAGAATATCTACCAATCCACCCGTGAGCTTTTGGTCCATTGCAACATGATGAGGGGATGACCTTGTGGCTTCCTCTAAGTCAAAGGGATTGTCTATGCAAACAGCAGCAGTGAGGGGTGTTCTCTCAGACGCTTCACCAAGGTATTTAGTCAGCATATTCGCACCATAACCCCAGCCAATACCCGTCAATGCTGTCCATGGCCTTGACCTGTTGATGAACTGTATAGCTGTGCAGATATCATCGCTGTCAGCAGCTGTAAATAACCTACATAAATAAAGTAGTTAAGAGCTGCTACCAGAAAAATCATTACTATTGCATATATTTTAACAAAACTTCCATTTATCGAAGAATAATGTGTCACCTGTATGCTAAAGCCTGTGTTACCATAAAATAGCATAAACAAGAGCCCAAAAGTTACAAAAGAGGAAATTATCTATGAAATTAAAGACAATCTTGAAAAACCGTATTCATAAGCAATTCCTTTTCCTCCACCATATTTGGTTTCTTCATGGAAACAATTAGAAGAGATCTATATTGATGCACCTAAATGGATAATTAGAAGATATTTCTAATGATGCACATAAAATCCAAAATCTCTTTCATGCTCACCAACCTCCATGGTATCTTTCACCTTTACCCATCCATCAATTACATTCAACCTATATGGCAAGGACATGGCAATTTTTTTCAAGGGTCGTGCTCCAATGGTGCTACTACCACAATAAGCTTACGGCGATACCAGGAAaattggggcccacgtgatgcatattcaccatccaacccgtctatcaAATGTGTCACCTCCGAAAACCCTtagcacccaaaaatcagcccaatccaaaactaaTGTGAGCCACAGTAAAGGAATTGGGCTGTGAAGGAACGCCCACCCTTGAATACCACAGGGGCCCACCTGAGTCGCAAACAGCCTGAATCTTG is a genomic window of Magnolia sinica isolate HGM2019 chromosome 15, MsV1, whole genome shotgun sequence containing:
- the LOC131227156 gene encoding uncharacterized protein LOC131227156 isoform X6; its protein translation is MKSSTANSSHLPILQSPFLPHQNLKSLPRTLRFPEFRFRNRRRRRLKISLSFDNFLHTLISNFPPSNPLDLIIGPALGIVSAASYQFFRRTNRRRVSDSDSDIGKWILFTSPTPFNRFVVLRCPTILFEDSELLEGVNERLVSEDRHFVNLNSGRIPPGMAVDGDALEGALSYQRVCIGTDDGGVVSLDWPANLDLSKEHGLDTTVLIVPGTTEGSMDRNIRLFVCRALQNGCFPIVMNPRGCAGSPLTTARLFTAADSDDICTAIQFINRSRPWTALTGIGWGYGANMLTKYLGEASERTPLTAAVCIDNPFDLEEATRSSPHHVAMDQKLTGGLVDILRSNKELFQGRTKGFRVEEGLSAVSVRDFDKAISMISYGFEAIEDFYLKSSTRQLVGRLKIPVLFIQQSDDGTVPLISIPRSSISENPFTSLLLCSCLPASTTSRKRSAIPWCQHLAIEWLSAVELALLKGRHPLLKDVDITINPSKGLALVEGRALDGSNRPLNNTQLEDLDAFGANQINGMLGGRYDEVQNGVDGHFKSRKDVQGNLEGLEPQKEKSTDELQQTSSDNSGLVEGGDSPSDSERSQSMQTAEVVMNMLDVTAPGALGEEQKRKVLIAMEQGETFVKALQGAVPEDVRGKLTAAVSDIARTQGANLNLGLSRINWIPNVKRDTGERKSSHGEISQDSKAVSQDGLDDLSSGDKFSNDAGNNQSGSEESTTGSGSELQPLQKSQKSGDLGPQQESSYMGQTNTSGGKDSDDAVESYGGSQFSQDKSVQASGSVESMPEGVKPNHQNETEKVSGIENVGEQQRVNQSHSVADTHDADDRTLTKEVTNIPKNEDEGESTTGPSKPSSSVDPEASSPSISASPGPSPMEKEGNDIQNNEDKNVQAMKQSSLTKAEEPSPPPSASSTPPPINVSQALDALTGFDDSTQMAVNSVFGVIENMIDQLEKGKDQDSLGKQIKNEDEESDISSDEPLVMNKNESEEKEASKNVSSVQSDVMRSNDFLGSTCIEECPELHQDAGNKLGDSKPTQNDDPSFMNSIGRSQQNIGADHLDLEEKSRRQDVMNLASFMKDSNKIRHVHSFPLHITIHPYRDSLYNEYLRKCIRSMMPNTKPLDLDSTHDLLLEYFPEDGQWKLLDQLESTAEFTHHAEACEGTNGKGQPLQVGDEERIIEPSYVILDNELERQKTEEYETTDNSDRKAESGAANIEGLMYLVKGIVLRALKVEVGRRLGMLDMETVESNIAYDMERVADAVAMAVICNKELDCPIAMKLGTLQGEHIISAISLSYQESSHLRKVVPVGVVVGSSLAALRKHFHVTALHGAKIESIQDQDRNVGSKSYGEETEVENDHHGFVGKKVQYPDVDSSPSRGMRQPETTILKNDKVMVGAVTAALGASALLAHHTSKDLDKYNGTTEVPSGAINVKRELQKEVDKLEERMQERNQNNIVTSLAEKAMSVAAPVVPTRSDGEVDLERLVAMLSDLGQKGGILRLVGKMALLWGGIRGALSLVERLISFLHIAERPLFQRSAGIRDALT
- the LOC131227156 gene encoding uncharacterized protein LOC131227156 isoform X1; translation: MKSSTANSSHLPILQSPFLPHQNLKSLPRTLRFPEFRFRNRRRRRLKISLSFDNFLHTLISNFPPSNPLDLIIGPALGIVSAASYQFFRRTNRRRVSDSDSDIGKWILFTSPTPFNRFVVLRCPTILFEDSELLEGVNERLVSEDRHFVNLNSGRIPPGMAVDGDALEGALSYQRVCIGTDDGGVVSLDWPANLDLSKEHGLDTTVLIVPGTTEGSMDRNIRLFVCRALQNGCFPIVMNPRGCAGSPLTTARLFTAADSDDICTAIQFINRSRPWTALTGIGWGYGANMLTKYLGEASERTPLTAAVCIDNPFDLEEATRSSPHHVAMDQKLTGGLVDILRSNKELFQGRTKGFRVEEGLSAVSVRDFDKAISMISYGFEAIEDFYLKSSTRQLVGRLKIPVLFIQQSDDGTVPLISIPRSSISENPFTSLLLCSCLPASTTSRKRSAIPWCQHLAIEWLSAVELALLKGRHPLLKDVDITINPSKGLALVEGRALDGSNRPLNNTQLEDLDAFGANQINGMLGGRYDEVQNGVDGHFKSRKDVQGNLEGLEPQKEKSTDELQQTSSDNSGLVEGGDSPSDSERSQSMQTAEVVMNMLDVTAPGALGEEQKRKVLIAMEQGETFVKALQGAVPEDVRGKLTAAVSDIARTQGANLNLGLSRINWIPNVKRDTGERKSSHGEISQDSKAVSQDGLDDLSSGDKFSNDAGNNQSGSEESTTGSGSELQPLQKSQKSGDLGPQQESSYMGQTNTSGGKDSDDAVESYGGSQFSQDKSVQASGSVESMPEGVKPNHQNETEKVSGIENVGEQQRVNQSHSVADTHDADDRTLTKEVTNIPKNEDEGESTTGPSKPSSSVDPEASSPSISASPGPSPMEKEGNDIQNNEDKNVQAMKQSSLTKAEEPSPPPSASSTPPPINVSQALDALTGFDDSTQMAVNSVFGVIENMIDQLEKGKDQDSLGKQIKNEDEESDISSDEPLVMNKNESEEKEASKNVSSVQSDVMRSNDFLGSTCIEECPELHQDAGNKLGDSKPTQNDDPSFMNSIGRSQQNIGADHLDLEEKSRRQDVMNLASFMKDSNKIRHVHSFPLHITIHPYRDSLYNEYLRKCIRSMMPNTKPLDLDSTHDLLLEYFPEDGQWKLLDQLESTAEFTHHAEACEGTNGKGQPLQVGDEERIIEPSYVILDNELERQKTEEYETTDNSDRKAESGAANIEGLMYLVKGIVLRALKVEVGRRLGMLDMETVESNIAYDMERVADAVAMAVICNKELDCPIAMKLGTLQGEHIISAISLSYQESSHLRKVVPVGVVVGSSLAALRKHFHVTALHGAKIESIQDQDRNVGSKSYGEETEVENDHHGFVGKKVQYPDVDSSPSRGMRQPETTILKNDKVMVGAVTAALGASALLAHHTSKDLDKYNGTTEVPSGAINVKRELQKEVDKLEERMQERNQNNIVTSLAEKAMSVAAPVVPTRSDGEVDLERLVAMLSDLGQKGGILRLVGKMALLWGGIRGALSLVERLISFLHIAERPLFQRILGFVFMVLVLWSPVVVPFLPTLVQNWVAQSSTGIAGYACIIGLYTAVTVLIMLWGKRIRGYENPLEQYGLGLTSSKLNDLLKGLMGGIILVLSIHLVNAALGCAYPVWSSGIPSSRAGTITWLKGFGGMLLVAARGIVPAVGVSIVEELLFRSWLPEEIAVDLGYHRAIIISGLSFSLLQRSLSAAPGLWLLSLALTGAKQRGGGNLSVPIGMRAGTMIANFILQTGSFLRYRSNAPFWVTGIHPWQPFGGVVGLTFCITLAILLYPRQSPQRK